The Deltaproteobacteria bacterium region TCTCCGATTCAGTTTCTCGTCCTTCTTAATTGCCTATGCCGCTGCCTGTTGCGCTCGGACCCGCTTGAGCAACTCCTCGGTCTTCGTCACGTCTAGTTTTGCCCCGATCGCTTGTAACAGCGCTAACGCTTCTTGCAGGTAGCTCGCGGCCAATACCAAGTCCCCCGTCTGTTCGGCTATCGCGCCGAGTTCGCGTAACGCTTCCGCTTGGCCTTCTGGTACTTTGAGTTCGCGAAATAACTGTAACGCCTCTTGGGCATAAGCCTCTGCCTGTTTCGTCTCTTTCTGCATTTGTGCGAGCTTACTCAGCTCCGTGAACACATTCGCCTGGCCCTGGACACTGCCGACCTCGCGAAACAACTGCAACGCGTCGTGCTGATAGCGCTGGGCCGCGTCCAGCTCGCCCCGCACCCGCGCAATGCTCCCCAACGCGCTCATGGCATCGGCTTGGCCCTGGACACTGCCGACCTCGCGATACAACTGCAACGCGTCGTGCTGATAGCGCTGGGCCGCGTCCAGCTCGCCCCGCACCTGCGCAATGCTCCCCAGCTCAGTCAAGGCATAGGCTTGGCCCAGGCGATCACCGACCTCGCGATACAACTGCAACGCGTCGCGCTGATAGCGCTGGGCCGCGTCCAGCTCGCCCCGCACCCGCGCAATGCTCCCCAACGCGCTCATGGCATCGGCTTGGCCCCGGACACTGCCGACCTCGCGAAACAACTGCAACGCGTCGTGCTGAGAGCGCTGGGCCGCGCCCAGCTCGCCCCGCACCCGCGCAATAGTCCCCAGCTCACTCACGGCAAAGGCTTGGCACTGGACATCGCCGACCTCGCGAAACAACTGCAACGCGTCGTGCTGAGAGCGCTGGGCCGCGTCCAGCTCGCCCCGCACCCGCGCAATAGTCCCCAGCTCACTCACGGCAAAGGCTTGGCCCCGGACATCGCCGACCTCGCGAAACAACTGCAACGCGTCGTGCTGAGAGCGCTGGGCCGCGTCCAGCTCGCGCCG contains the following coding sequences:
- a CDS encoding tetratricopeptide repeat protein, whose amino-acid sequence is RRELDAAQRSQHDALQLFREVGDVRGQAFAVSELGTIARVRGELDAAQRSQHDALQLFREVGDVQCQAFAVSELGTIARVRGELGAAQRSQHDALQLFREVGSVRGQADAMSALGSIARVRGELDAAQRYQRDALQLYREVGDRLGQAYALTELGSIAQVRGELDAAQRYQHDALQLYREVGSVQGQADAMSALGSIARVRGELDAAQRYQHDALQLFREVGSVQGQANVFTELSKLAQMQKETKQAEAYAQEALQLFRELKVPEGQAEALRELGAIAEQTGDLVLAASYLQEALALLQAIGAKLDVTKTEELLKRVRAQQAAA